The following proteins come from a genomic window of Shewanella halifaxensis HAW-EB4:
- the fabB gene encoding beta-ketoacyl-ACP synthase I — translation MKRVVITGLGVVSSIGNNKQEVTESLKAGRSGITHSDQFEEMKLRSHVWGDIKIDPSEYIDRKALRFMGNAAAYAHIAMQEAIKDAGLVEEQYSDPRVGIIVGSGGASSANQVQAADTLRAKGVKRVGPYIVPRIMSSTASACLATPFKIKGMNYSISSACATSAHCIGHAAELIQMGKQDMVFAGGAEEVDWTLTMGFDAMGALSSKYNDDPTKASRTYDADRDGFVISGGGGIVVVEELEHALARGAKIYAEIIGYGASSDGYDMVAPSGEGAVRCMQMALADVDTPIDYINTHGTSTPVGDTRELEALRETFGDNLPAIASTKSLTGHALGAAGAHEAIYSLIMMESSFIAPSINIDTLDEKAEGMPIVTEMTEKELNTVMSNSFGFGGTNATLVMRKYK, via the coding sequence ATGAAAAGAGTCGTGATCACCGGGCTTGGCGTCGTTTCAAGTATCGGTAACAACAAGCAAGAAGTCACTGAATCATTAAAAGCGGGTCGTAGTGGTATTACCCACTCAGATCAGTTTGAAGAAATGAAGCTGCGTAGTCATGTTTGGGGCGACATTAAGATTGACCCATCAGAATATATTGACCGTAAAGCATTGCGCTTTATGGGTAATGCAGCAGCCTACGCACATATCGCAATGCAAGAAGCGATTAAAGATGCAGGTTTAGTTGAAGAGCAGTATTCAGACCCTCGAGTCGGTATTATCGTAGGCTCGGGCGGCGCATCTTCAGCAAACCAGGTTCAAGCTGCAGACACCTTGCGTGCCAAAGGCGTTAAGCGCGTTGGCCCATATATTGTGCCGCGTATCATGTCGAGCACAGCGAGTGCGTGTTTAGCAACGCCATTTAAAATTAAGGGCATGAACTACTCTATCAGTTCTGCTTGTGCAACCAGTGCGCACTGCATTGGCCACGCAGCTGAGCTTATCCAGATGGGTAAGCAAGATATGGTATTTGCAGGTGGTGCAGAAGAAGTTGATTGGACGCTAACCATGGGCTTCGATGCTATGGGCGCGCTATCAAGTAAGTATAATGATGATCCAACAAAAGCGTCTCGTACCTACGATGCAGACCGTGATGGTTTTGTTATCTCTGGTGGCGGCGGTATCGTGGTTGTTGAGGAGCTAGAACATGCTCTTGCTCGTGGCGCAAAAATCTACGCTGAGATCATCGGTTATGGCGCGTCATCAGACGGCTATGACATGGTTGCGCCATCGGGTGAGGGTGCGGTTCGTTGTATGCAGATGGCTCTTGCCGACGTAGACACACCAATCGATTACATCAACACTCACGGTACTTCAACGCCAGTGGGCGATACGCGAGAGCTTGAGGCACTGCGTGAAACCTTTGGTGATAACCTACCAGCTATCGCATCGACTAAGTCTCTGACTGGCCATGCGCTAGGTGCTGCGGGTGCACACGAAGCGATTTACAGCTTAATCATGATGGAAAGCAGTTTTATTGCGCCGAGCATCAATATCGATACACTCGATGAAAAAGCGGAAGGCATGCCGATTGTGACCGAAATGACTGAGAAAGAGCTTAACACTGTGATGAGCAACAGCTTTGGTTTTGGTGGCACAAACGCAACGTTGGTTATGCGTAAGTACAAGTAA
- a CDS encoding bifunctional tRNA (5-methylaminomethyl-2-thiouridine)(34)-methyltransferase MnmD/FAD-dependent 5-carboxymethylaminomethyl-2-thiouridine(34) oxidoreductase MnmC, with protein MTVSKILKQVINRKTTRQIVIAQLGLGSLASLKQLIIEQLQLISDHRVTLKIFSQIEPNLHTFISDTELAELFSSKPNTSLSLAAIEGCQRIIVNDGKLKIDFHLGSYAQQLQQLPIVSSGFIDGWNMADNLAQEQLDSALFWQMAKLAHNDCLFCLEPTLTPEAQQQSLLLAEQVGLYSELPLKNDDTLFQERAALRAQSHQQQAPFPICPAALTPVENDIGIAIIGGGVASACLALSLAERDQRVTLFCEDDALAQAASGNKQGAIYPLLTPDNNTLSQYFQQAYLFSLQRLKTLAARGHKIDFDLCGVVHTGHDERSRKRVAKITHGHNWEPNIALAIAAEQASNIAGVKLDDGGLFYPQGGWVSPQDFTRAAFNQAQAISDASLKLNTQITGIHSKDNVWYLSSKTERFGPFKALIVANGKSITQYPQTQYLQATGFRGQVSHVPSRAKLSKLSAVLCAHGYMTPSNNDLHCLGASYVKNAADTRYSPSEQVENLHKIQHSYIGQDWIEDIDVSGHSARVDVRMVTRDHAPMMGPVPNLDAILALYQQHQLTPESRQFWQTHAAPTHKNLYVLGGLGSRGLCSGPLAAEALAAQICGEPMPISLDFVSLLNPNRMWMRKLLKGKALEMSGKS; from the coding sequence ATGACAGTAAGTAAAATTCTCAAGCAAGTAATTAATCGTAAAACGACTCGGCAGATAGTGATTGCGCAGCTAGGTTTAGGCTCGCTAGCAAGCTTGAAGCAGTTAATCATTGAGCAGCTTCAGCTTATATCTGACCACAGAGTCACGCTGAAGATTTTTAGCCAGATAGAGCCAAACTTACACACATTCATCTCTGATACTGAGCTAGCTGAACTGTTTAGCTCAAAGCCAAACACCAGCTTAAGTTTGGCGGCGATAGAAGGCTGTCAGCGAATTATTGTTAATGATGGCAAGCTGAAGATTGATTTTCATCTGGGAAGTTACGCTCAACAATTACAACAGTTACCCATTGTCAGCTCGGGATTTATTGATGGCTGGAACATGGCGGACAACCTAGCGCAAGAGCAATTAGATAGTGCACTTTTTTGGCAAATGGCGAAGTTAGCTCATAATGACTGCCTATTTTGCCTTGAGCCCACATTAACGCCAGAAGCTCAGCAACAGAGTCTTTTACTTGCCGAGCAAGTCGGTTTATATAGCGAGCTGCCGCTCAAAAACGATGATACCCTCTTTCAAGAGCGCGCCGCCCTTCGCGCGCAGAGCCACCAGCAGCAAGCCCCATTTCCTATCTGTCCAGCCGCTTTAACGCCTGTTGAAAACGATATTGGTATCGCCATTATTGGCGGCGGTGTAGCCAGTGCGTGTTTGGCTCTGTCGTTAGCCGAACGAGATCAACGAGTCACTCTTTTTTGTGAAGACGATGCCTTAGCCCAAGCCGCCTCCGGCAACAAACAAGGGGCTATCTATCCACTGCTCACTCCAGATAACAACACTTTAAGCCAATATTTTCAGCAGGCTTACCTTTTTAGCTTACAAAGACTGAAAACACTCGCCGCTAGAGGACATAAAATTGATTTTGACCTATGCGGTGTAGTGCACACCGGGCATGATGAGCGCAGCCGCAAGCGGGTGGCCAAGATTACCCATGGTCACAACTGGGAGCCGAATATCGCCCTGGCTATTGCTGCCGAACAGGCATCCAACATTGCAGGGGTTAAACTTGATGACGGCGGTCTTTTCTACCCACAAGGTGGCTGGGTATCACCACAAGACTTTACTCGCGCGGCATTTAATCAAGCACAAGCAATTAGCGATGCTTCCCTTAAGCTCAATACCCAGATAACCGGTATTCATAGCAAAGATAACGTTTGGTACCTTAGCAGCAAGACAGAACGCTTTGGCCCCTTTAAGGCACTTATTGTTGCCAACGGTAAGTCGATCACTCAATACCCACAAACACAATACCTACAAGCCACAGGTTTTAGAGGTCAAGTCAGCCATGTCCCCTCTCGAGCCAAGCTATCAAAACTCAGCGCAGTACTGTGCGCACACGGTTATATGACGCCCAGCAATAACGACTTGCACTGCTTAGGCGCGAGTTACGTTAAAAACGCTGCTGATACTCGTTACAGCCCTAGCGAGCAAGTCGAGAACTTACACAAAATTCAACATAGCTATATCGGCCAAGATTGGATAGAAGATATCGATGTCTCAGGCCATAGCGCCCGTGTTGACGTACGTATGGTGACCCGAGATCATGCCCCAATGATGGGTCCTGTACCTAATTTAGACGCTATCTTAGCGCTTTATCAGCAGCATCAACTGACGCCTGAAAGCCGCCAATTCTGGCAAACTCATGCGGCGCCAACTCATAAAAACTTATATGTTCTCGGTGGCCTAGGCTCACGCGGATTATGCTCAGGCCCTTTAGCCGCCGAGGCACTAGCTGCACAAATTTGTGGCGAACCGATGCCGATTAGTTTGGACTTTGTGTCACTACTAAACCCAAATCGGATGTGGATGCGTAAGCTATTAAAAGGTAAAGCACTAGAGATGAGTGGAAAGAGTTAG
- a CDS encoding RNA methyltransferase, producing MSMSSFVAIGLVNPKSPTNVGGIMRAVGCYSADAVFYTGKRYELASTNGSAQYNTDTKRASSSIPLSKVESLLDAIEPDVKVVCVDLVEGAIPLPEFEHPEKAIYIFGPEDGTISQQVVNGADAVVYVPTVGCMNLAASVNVLLYDRLAKSSSIASDELIRSSRDTNNRVRVKR from the coding sequence ATGAGTATGAGTAGTTTTGTTGCAATTGGCCTTGTAAACCCAAAAAGTCCGACCAATGTTGGTGGCATTATGCGCGCCGTGGGTTGCTATAGCGCTGATGCAGTTTTCTATACAGGTAAACGGTATGAGTTAGCGTCCACTAACGGCAGTGCTCAATACAATACTGACACTAAGCGTGCGAGTAGTTCAATTCCACTTAGCAAAGTGGAATCATTACTCGATGCGATAGAACCTGATGTGAAAGTGGTGTGTGTCGATCTGGTCGAAGGAGCGATTCCTTTACCTGAGTTTGAGCATCCAGAAAAAGCGATTTATATTTTTGGCCCAGAAGATGGCACCATTAGTCAGCAGGTTGTTAACGGTGCCGATGCCGTGGTTTACGTGCCAACCGTGGGTTGCATGAATTTAGCGGCGTCAGTAAACGTTTTGCTTTATGACCGATTGGCTAAGTCTTCATCTATCGCCAGCGATGAGCTTATTAGAAGTAGCCGCGATACTAACAATCGAGTTAGGGTAAAGCGTTAA
- a CDS encoding YfcL family protein, whose translation MIEKYEQTLQDWIESIVAEGDDDALFASGYLQGHFAVVLSQLEVETEQGLSALEAKMTECLLLAREELSDSDYALVNDAWAQLSVKLAA comes from the coding sequence ATGATTGAGAAGTATGAGCAAACACTACAAGACTGGATTGAGAGCATTGTTGCCGAAGGCGATGATGACGCGTTATTCGCAAGTGGTTATTTACAAGGTCACTTTGCTGTTGTGTTGTCACAGCTAGAAGTTGAGACTGAGCAGGGGCTAAGCGCGTTAGAAGCTAAGATGACCGAGTGTTTGCTGCTTGCGAGAGAAGAGTTGAGTGACAGTGACTATGCACTGGTAAATGATGCTTGGGCTCAATTGAGTGTAAAATTAGCGGCATAA
- a CDS encoding ATP-NAD kinase family protein, which translates to MGKFRLGLIINPLAGLGGSVGLKGSDGVASEAIAKGAVPKADLRMQQALTVIEPYKARIEVITASGDMGEKLAKEMGFTTRVVYQAPSETGAQDTQKVVSELLNETLDLLLFAGGDGTARDVYAIADDNIPVLGVPAGVKIHSGVYGITPHASGMVVKMLLDGDLVSLMSADVMDIDEIAFRDGVVRARRFGEMLVPAEPRYVQAVKMGGKESDELVLADIAAEAIEQMEDNLCIMGSGSTVAAVMSELALDNTLLGVDVIQDEALVASDLSASELLQLSENKALKLFITLIGGQGHILGRGNQQLSPELIRRVGKDNIVILATKTKLKALEGRPLIVDSGDPELDKALTGYYKVITGYHDYVMYQVANPDLA; encoded by the coding sequence GTGGGAAAGTTTCGTCTCGGGTTAATTATTAATCCACTTGCAGGCCTTGGCGGTAGTGTCGGCCTAAAAGGCAGTGATGGGGTAGCTTCAGAGGCGATAGCCAAAGGAGCCGTGCCTAAGGCGGATCTTAGAATGCAGCAAGCGCTTACCGTTATCGAACCTTATAAAGCGCGTATTGAGGTGATAACAGCCTCAGGTGATATGGGAGAGAAGCTTGCGAAAGAGATGGGTTTTACTACTCGAGTGGTATACCAAGCGCCGAGTGAGACTGGGGCTCAAGACACTCAAAAAGTAGTCAGTGAGCTATTGAATGAAACGTTAGATTTGTTGCTATTTGCTGGTGGTGACGGTACCGCGCGAGATGTGTATGCCATCGCCGACGACAACATTCCCGTGTTAGGCGTACCTGCAGGCGTTAAAATTCACTCTGGTGTATACGGTATTACCCCTCATGCGTCAGGTATGGTGGTGAAAATGCTACTCGACGGTGATTTAGTCAGCTTAATGAGCGCCGATGTGATGGATATCGACGAGATTGCGTTTAGAGACGGTGTGGTGCGCGCGCGCCGCTTTGGCGAAATGTTAGTGCCTGCCGAGCCAAGATACGTGCAAGCGGTTAAAATGGGCGGTAAAGAGAGCGATGAGCTGGTGCTTGCCGATATAGCTGCAGAAGCGATTGAGCAGATGGAAGATAACCTCTGCATCATGGGGTCGGGTAGCACCGTTGCCGCGGTGATGAGTGAGTTAGCGCTTGATAACACCCTGCTAGGTGTCGACGTTATTCAAGATGAGGCCTTAGTTGCCAGCGACTTGTCTGCCAGCGAACTTCTACAGCTCTCAGAAAACAAAGCGCTAAAGCTGTTCATTACGTTAATTGGCGGTCAAGGACATATCTTGGGGCGGGGCAACCAGCAGCTCAGTCCCGAGCTGATAAGGCGTGTAGGAAAAGACAATATTGTTATCCTAGCGACAAAAACAAAGCTAAAAGCACTTGAAGGTAGGCCGTTAATTGTGGATAGTGGCGACCCTGAATTAGATAAAGCGCTAACGGGTTACTATAAAGTGATCACGGGTTATCATGATTACGTGATGTATCAGGTTGCAAACCCGGACTTGGCATAA
- a CDS encoding MFS transporter: MFQPKSTEQQLRWLCACYFFFFSILGIMVPYLGVFFDSRGFDAQEIGFLLAILMGTRIIAPNLWAIVADKTGMRSELIKIGAGAAALSYLTFFYDGGLAYLAISLAVYTFFWNAILAQLEVITLETLGDDANRYGAIRSWGSVGYIVLVVSGGFAIGHWGPQILPYIGMTLFIGMLISALPLPSNRAVVDNTQIRKPLVFDKALIWFLVSAMLLQMSAGPFYGFFVLYLKQAGYSESAAGIFVALGVVAEIVMFMYAPKLLGRFGVKFLLVVSIGLTAVRWLLLAYGVENILYLSISQLLHAFTFGLTHAASIQFVHKHFDISRRSQGQALYASLSFGVGGAIGTWLCGIIWGDGSGAMSTWIFAAGCAFLSMLAVLFIPKAQA; the protein is encoded by the coding sequence ATGTTTCAACCCAAAAGCACAGAGCAGCAACTGCGCTGGCTCTGTGCATGTTATTTCTTTTTCTTTTCTATTCTTGGCATTATGGTGCCTTATCTTGGCGTTTTTTTTGATAGCCGTGGTTTTGACGCCCAAGAAATAGGCTTCTTGCTTGCAATCTTAATGGGCACGCGGATTATCGCACCGAACTTATGGGCCATCGTTGCCGATAAAACCGGTATGCGCTCCGAACTCATTAAGATTGGTGCCGGCGCCGCAGCATTAAGTTATCTCACTTTTTTCTATGACGGCGGCCTCGCTTACTTAGCGATTAGCCTAGCGGTATATACCTTTTTCTGGAACGCCATACTAGCTCAGCTCGAGGTTATCACTCTTGAAACCTTAGGTGATGACGCTAATCGCTACGGTGCGATTAGAAGTTGGGGCAGTGTTGGTTATATCGTACTGGTTGTCAGCGGCGGTTTTGCTATTGGGCACTGGGGGCCACAGATTTTACCCTATATTGGCATGACGCTATTTATCGGTATGCTTATTAGCGCACTGCCATTACCGTCTAATCGAGCCGTTGTCGATAACACTCAAATACGTAAGCCACTGGTCTTCGATAAAGCCTTAATCTGGTTTTTAGTGTCAGCTATGTTACTACAGATGAGTGCTGGGCCATTTTATGGTTTCTTCGTTCTGTATTTAAAGCAGGCTGGCTACTCTGAATCTGCTGCCGGTATTTTTGTCGCGCTGGGTGTGGTGGCTGAAATCGTCATGTTTATGTACGCCCCTAAATTATTGGGTCGCTTTGGGGTGAAGTTTTTGCTGGTGGTGAGCATCGGCTTAACCGCCGTTCGCTGGCTATTACTCGCTTATGGTGTTGAGAACATCTTATACCTGAGTATTAGCCAACTATTACATGCCTTTACTTTTGGCTTAACCCATGCGGCATCGATTCAGTTTGTACACAAGCATTTTGATATTAGCCGCCGAAGCCAAGGGCAGGCGTTATATGCGAGCTTAAGCTTTGGCGTGGGTGGGGCAATAGGGACTTGGCTATGTGGCATTATCTGGGGTGATGGCTCCGGCGCCATGTCCACTTGGATCTTTGCCGCAGGCTGCGCATTTTTATCTATGCTAGCCGTGTTATTCATTCCTAAAGCACAGGCATAG
- the aroC gene encoding chorismate synthase: MSGNSIGQNFVVTTFGESHGVAIGCIIDGCPPGVELTEADMQHDLDRRRPGTSRYTTARREPDEVRILSGVFEGETTGTSIGLLIENTDQRSKDYSNIKDLFRPGHADYTYQQKYGQRDYRGGGRSSARETAMRVAAGAVAKKYLKQVHGVEIHAYLSQLGPISAETVDFEQIEQNAFFFPDASKLASLDEYMRELIKSGDSIGAKVSVVATGVPVGLGEPVFDRLDADIAHALMGINAVKGVEIGDGFEVVNQKGSEHRDLMSPEGFASNHAGGILGGISSGQPIVAHIAMKPTSSISVPGESMTAQGETAEVVTKGRHDPCVGIRAVPIAEAMLAIVLMDHLLRHRAQNMDVNSSTPIIGMR, from the coding sequence ATGTCGGGAAACAGTATTGGTCAAAATTTCGTAGTAACAACATTCGGTGAAAGCCACGGTGTAGCCATTGGTTGCATTATCGACGGTTGCCCTCCAGGCGTTGAGCTGACCGAAGCGGATATGCAGCACGACTTAGATAGACGCCGGCCAGGTACGTCACGCTATACCACGGCTCGTCGCGAGCCAGATGAAGTGCGTATTCTTTCAGGCGTATTTGAGGGCGAAACCACAGGTACTTCAATTGGCTTGTTAATTGAAAATACCGATCAGCGCAGCAAAGATTACTCAAATATCAAAGATTTGTTCCGTCCAGGACATGCCGATTACACTTATCAGCAAAAATATGGCCAGCGCGATTATCGTGGCGGCGGACGTTCATCTGCTCGTGAAACGGCAATGCGAGTGGCAGCTGGTGCTGTCGCTAAAAAGTATTTGAAACAAGTTCACGGCGTTGAGATCCATGCGTATCTGTCACAGCTTGGTCCTATCTCGGCCGAGACTGTCGATTTTGAACAGATAGAGCAAAATGCCTTTTTCTTCCCTGATGCATCAAAGTTAGCGTCATTAGACGAATATATGCGCGAGCTTATAAAGAGCGGCGACTCGATTGGTGCTAAAGTTTCAGTGGTTGCAACGGGTGTACCTGTAGGGCTTGGCGAGCCAGTTTTTGATCGCCTCGATGCCGATATCGCTCATGCGCTTATGGGCATTAATGCCGTGAAAGGTGTTGAGATTGGCGATGGCTTTGAGGTGGTTAATCAAAAAGGTTCAGAGCACCGAGACTTGATGTCACCAGAGGGCTTTGCGTCAAACCATGCTGGCGGTATTTTAGGCGGAATTTCATCAGGCCAACCGATTGTTGCCCATATCGCGATGAAACCCACTTCAAGTATTAGCGTGCCAGGCGAAAGCATGACAGCCCAAGGTGAAACCGCTGAAGTGGTTACAAAGGGTCGTCACGATCCTTGTGTCGGTATTCGAGCTGTACCGATTGCAGAAGCCATGCTAGCAATCGTATTGATGGATCACCTTTTACGTCACCGCGCGCAAAATATGGATGTGAATAGCAGTACACCTATTATCGGAATGCGTTAA
- the prmB gene encoding 50S ribosomal protein L3 N(5)-glutamine methyltransferase: MDKIFVDEAVTELRTIGDMLRWGVSRFNDANIYYGHGTDNAWDEAIALVFYALHLPEEIGQQVIHSNLTSSEKHKIVELIIRRVRERLPVPYLTNKAHFAGLEFYVDERVLVPRSPIAELIANRFSPWLYNKPVNRVLDLCTGSGCIAIACAYEFEDAEVDALDISVDALEVAQINIETLEVMDRVFPMESDLFSAIPKGPHYDLIVSNPPYVDAEDIGDMPDEYHHEPEIGLASGRDGLDLTKRILANAADYLTEDGLLVVEVGNSMVHLSEQFPDVPFTWVNFENGGDGVFILTRDQLVENESLFAIYKDSE, from the coding sequence TTGGATAAGATTTTTGTTGATGAAGCGGTAACAGAATTACGCACTATTGGCGATATGCTACGTTGGGGGGTCAGTCGTTTTAATGATGCAAACATTTACTATGGTCATGGTACCGATAACGCGTGGGACGAAGCTATCGCGTTAGTATTTTATGCGTTGCATCTGCCGGAAGAAATTGGTCAGCAAGTTATTCACTCTAATTTAACCAGCAGTGAAAAGCATAAAATTGTTGAGCTTATCATTCGCCGTGTAAGAGAGCGCTTGCCTGTTCCCTATCTAACCAATAAAGCACATTTTGCAGGGTTAGAGTTTTATGTGGATGAGCGTGTACTTGTTCCTCGTTCACCGATTGCTGAGTTAATCGCAAATCGATTTAGCCCTTGGTTATACAACAAGCCTGTTAACCGCGTACTCGATCTGTGTACTGGTAGCGGTTGTATTGCTATTGCCTGTGCCTATGAGTTTGAAGATGCAGAAGTTGATGCCTTAGACATCAGTGTTGATGCACTAGAAGTTGCGCAGATCAACATTGAGACGCTTGAGGTGATGGATAGAGTGTTCCCTATGGAATCAGATCTATTCTCTGCAATTCCAAAAGGGCCGCATTACGATTTAATCGTTTCTAACCCGCCTTATGTCGATGCTGAAGATATCGGCGACATGCCTGATGAATATCATCATGAACCAGAGATTGGCTTAGCGTCGGGTCGTGATGGCTTAGATCTCACTAAGCGCATACTTGCTAATGCCGCCGATTATCTCACCGAAGATGGTTTGTTAGTGGTAGAAGTCGGCAACTCAATGGTGCATTTGAGCGAGCAGTTCCCAGATGTGCCGTTCACTTGGGTTAACTTCGAAAATGGCGGCGACGGCGTGTTTATCTTAACTCGCGACCAGCTAGTTGAAAATGAATCACTTTTCGCCATCTACAAAGATAGTGAATAA
- the smrB gene encoding endonuclease SmrB, whose protein sequence is MNKSKDNDDLALFTELTKGIKPFQQSKHHFTTAPKDRKIVEEKEQQLHADSYFSDTYQPLLPVNGPMKWARDDVDRHEVKRLRRGDYLPDLLLDVHGMRQTEAKLELAALIQACIKQQSHCCCIMHGHGTGILKQNIPMWLAQHPHVKAFHQATKEWGGDAALLILIDIGDQPYRR, encoded by the coding sequence ATGAATAAAAGCAAAGATAACGATGATCTGGCTCTTTTTACTGAGCTGACAAAGGGAATAAAGCCTTTTCAGCAAAGTAAGCACCATTTCACTACGGCTCCTAAAGACCGAAAAATTGTTGAAGAGAAAGAACAGCAGCTGCATGCAGATAGTTATTTCTCCGACACCTACCAACCTCTGTTGCCTGTTAACGGGCCGATGAAGTGGGCAAGAGATGATGTAGATAGGCATGAAGTCAAACGTCTAAGACGGGGGGACTACCTGCCCGATCTTCTACTCGATGTGCACGGAATGCGCCAAACAGAGGCGAAACTTGAGCTTGCCGCATTGATCCAAGCTTGCATCAAACAACAGAGCCATTGCTGCTGCATTATGCATGGCCATGGCACCGGCATTTTGAAGCAAAATATTCCAATGTGGCTAGCACAGCATCCCCATGTAAAAGCTTTTCATCAAGCGACTAAAGAATGGGGCGGCGATGCAGCGTTATTAATCCTGATCGATATTGGTGATCAGCCCTATCGCCGCTGA
- the sixA gene encoding phosphohistidine phosphatase SixA, whose protein sequence is MQLFLMRHGEAGYNAHSDRERTLTDMGRHHTGLMSNWLGLTIKEFDLVLVSPYLRAQQSWQEVRKHFPEPHKWITLDELVPSGDPEQVAHLVLAYAEQYAANNVLVVAHMPLLGYLVSELVPGVEPPLFATSGVTLIDRQNGTNHLVWQHAPHSIS, encoded by the coding sequence ATGCAGCTATTTTTAATGCGTCACGGAGAAGCGGGCTATAATGCTCATTCTGATAGGGAACGCACACTCACGGACATGGGGCGTCATCACACTGGGCTGATGAGTAATTGGTTAGGGCTTACTATCAAAGAGTTCGATTTGGTATTGGTTAGCCCGTATTTAAGAGCGCAGCAAAGCTGGCAAGAAGTCAGAAAGCACTTTCCAGAGCCTCATAAATGGATCACTTTAGATGAATTAGTACCTTCGGGAGATCCTGAGCAGGTTGCTCATCTTGTGCTCGCCTATGCGGAGCAATACGCTGCTAACAATGTATTAGTCGTCGCACATATGCCGCTATTAGGCTATTTGGTCAGTGAACTGGTTCCTGGCGTCGAGCCGCCGTTGTTTGCCACATCGGGAGTCACCTTGATTGATAGGCAAAATGGCACAAACCACTTGGTTTGGCAGCATGCGCCACACTCAATTAGCTAA